A single Chloroflexota bacterium DNA region contains:
- a CDS encoding TIGR03936 family radical SAM-associated protein, whose protein sequence is MSQEASKTETGDMPTQQRLRITYKKDDCLKYVGHLDFARTWERALRRADLPLAYSQGFNPQAKLQFASALPIGATGRHELLDIILNESMAPEDFVTKVAPQLPAGLTLIEVSEAPLKTKALQNLLRSTEWQVDLRTDLSEEEIRDAIDRVLQATELPSTRRRKGKTVHYDLRPLILALSYDGAPESDWHRLSMILRSEPGATGRPDSVLRSLGLEESSHRLDRMRLSFAEPPELADS, encoded by the coding sequence ATGAGCCAAGAAGCTTCAAAAACAGAGACTGGCGACATGCCCACCCAACAGCGGTTGCGTATCACCTACAAAAAGGATGACTGCTTGAAATACGTGGGGCACCTCGATTTCGCGCGCACCTGGGAGCGCGCATTGCGGCGGGCTGATCTACCACTGGCCTATTCACAGGGATTCAATCCCCAGGCGAAACTGCAGTTTGCCTCGGCCCTTCCCATTGGTGCAACCGGCCGTCACGAGCTGTTGGATATCATCTTGAACGAGTCCATGGCGCCGGAGGATTTTGTTACAAAGGTCGCGCCACAGCTGCCCGCTGGCCTGACCCTGATCGAGGTATCCGAAGCGCCTCTCAAGACGAAAGCTCTGCAGAACCTGCTACGCTCGACGGAATGGCAGGTCGACCTCCGGACCGACCTGTCTGAGGAGGAAATCCGTGACGCCATCGATCGGGTTTTGCAGGCAACGGAACTGCCCAGTACCCGTCGCCGAAAAGGCAAGACAGTGCATTATGATCTTCGCCCATTGATCCTGGCGCTGAGCTATGACGGGGCACCCGAATCAGATTGGCACCGGCTGTCCATGATCTTACGCAGCGAGCCTGGTGCCACGGGACGGCCCGATTCCGTCCTTCGTTCGCTGGGTCTGGAAGAATCGTCCCATCGCCTTGACCGTATGCGCCTTAGCTTTGCCGAGCCACCCGAACTTGCAGACTCTTGA
- the treS gene encoding maltose alpha-D-glucosyltransferase — MTDDTLWYKDAIFYELHPRAFFDSDGDGKGDLVGLASRMDYLQELGVDCIWLLPVFSSPLNDDGYDIADYYDIHPDYGSLDDWIALVQEAHNRGIRVIADLVLNHTSDQHPWFMESRSSTGNPKRDWYVWSDTDQMYPDARIIFLDVEPSNWTFDETTGQYYWHRFYASQPDLNFDNPAVREEMLNVLRFWMDTGIDGFRADAVPYLIEREGTNCENLPETHAILKDLRGVMDAEYPGRILLCEANQWPDDVRPYFGDGDEFHMSFHFPVMPRLYMALRRADRTAIVDIMCRTPAIPDTCQWCTFLRNHDELTLEMVTEQERHYMWHEYAPEPRMRQNLGIRRRLAPLMDNDRRKIELMNSMLFTLPGSPIIYYGDEIGMGDNIWLDDRNGVRTPMQWDDSPNAGFSSAPADQLYEPVIDDASFGYQRVNVAAQRVDPDSLFHAIRRFIAVRKQHKVFGRGDLVFLEPADLAVLAYLRAFEGEVVLAVHNLTDSHRTVTLPSVDFEGAQPVDLLRDEPWPAASATSYEITLPPYGYLWLRLR, encoded by the coding sequence ATCACCGACGATACACTGTGGTATAAGGATGCCATTTTCTACGAACTGCACCCGCGTGCGTTCTTCGATAGCGACGGCGATGGCAAGGGTGATCTGGTGGGACTTGCCAGTCGCATGGATTACCTGCAGGAGCTGGGGGTCGACTGCATCTGGCTTTTGCCCGTCTTTTCCTCTCCGCTCAACGATGATGGTTACGACATCGCCGACTACTACGATATCCATCCCGACTACGGCAGCCTGGACGATTGGATAGCGCTGGTTCAGGAGGCCCACAATCGTGGCATAAGGGTCATCGCCGACCTGGTCCTCAATCACACCTCCGACCAGCATCCCTGGTTCATGGAATCACGTTCCTCCACGGGAAATCCCAAACGGGATTGGTATGTCTGGAGTGATACGGATCAGATGTATCCCGATGCTCGTATCATCTTCCTGGATGTTGAGCCTTCCAACTGGACATTCGATGAAACCACCGGGCAGTACTATTGGCATCGTTTTTATGCGTCGCAGCCTGACTTGAACTTCGATAATCCAGCCGTCCGGGAAGAGATGTTAAATGTGCTGCGCTTCTGGATGGATACCGGTATCGACGGCTTTCGGGCCGATGCGGTCCCCTACCTGATCGAACGTGAGGGGACCAATTGCGAAAACCTGCCCGAAACCCATGCCATCCTGAAGGATTTGAGGGGGGTGATGGATGCCGAATACCCGGGGCGCATCCTGCTCTGCGAGGCCAACCAGTGGCCTGATGACGTTCGTCCCTATTTTGGTGATGGCGACGAATTCCACATGAGCTTTCACTTTCCCGTGATGCCCAGGCTCTACATGGCCCTGCGCCGCGCCGACCGCACCGCTATCGTCGATATCATGTGCCGGACACCCGCCATTCCGGATACCTGTCAATGGTGCACCTTCCTGCGCAACCATGACGAGTTGACCCTGGAGATGGTGACAGAGCAGGAACGTCACTACATGTGGCATGAATATGCTCCCGAACCCCGCATGCGTCAGAATCTGGGTATCCGGCGCCGGCTGGCTCCGCTGATGGATAATGATCGACGCAAGATCGAACTGATGAATTCGATGTTGTTCACGCTGCCCGGCTCACCCATCATCTACTACGGCGACGAGATTGGCATGGGCGACAACATCTGGCTCGATGATCGCAACGGGGTTCGTACACCCATGCAGTGGGACGACAGTCCCAATGCGGGCTTTTCCAGCGCGCCAGCGGACCAGCTCTACGAACCGGTCATCGACGACGCGAGCTTCGGATATCAGCGGGTCAACGTGGCTGCCCAGCGAGTAGATCCGGACTCTCTATTCCACGCCATCCGCCGCTTCATCGCGGTTCGCAAACAGCACAAGGTCTTTGGTCGGGGCGACCTGGTCTTTCTTGAACCAGCTGATCTTGCCGTCCTGGCTTATCTCCGTGCCTTCGAGGGCGAGGTCGTTCTTGCTGTTCACAATCTGACAGACTCGCACCGAACTGTCACCCTGCCTTCGGTCGATTTCGAAGGCGCACAGCCAGTTGATCTCCTGCGGGATGAACCCTGGCCGGCTGCTTCGGCAACATCCTACGAAATCACGTTGCCGCCCTACGGATATCTCTGGTTAAGACTGCGATAG
- the cax gene encoding calcium/proton exchanger translates to MREKILGVMLIFVPIAIAAELLHWSPTVVFFASAAAVIPLAGFMGEATEVLAEKVGPRLGGLLNATFGNMAELIITIIAIRAGQLALVKASLIGSIMGNILLVLGLAILAGGLKNGVQSFDRRAAGLDATMLILAAIALSVPSIFNHAIEPDFWGAEKLSLATAVVMIGIYALSIIYLLRSRTPEEHYAGPSVQPSHTAPKWSTGIAVAILTASVVGIAAMSEFLLGSIEPVTHALGLSPFFVGIIIIPLIGNVAEHTVAVQVAIRDDMDLSLSIANGSSLQIALFVAPVLVFISLLMGNPMALEFNNFEVIALIASSMIAAVIALDGRSNWLEGSMLLAVYLILAIGFFFLPNSVF, encoded by the coding sequence ATGCGAGAGAAAATCCTTGGGGTCATGTTGATCTTTGTTCCGATCGCCATTGCAGCCGAACTACTGCACTGGTCGCCGACAGTGGTGTTTTTCGCGTCGGCCGCGGCGGTCATCCCCCTGGCTGGATTCATGGGTGAAGCTACGGAGGTTCTGGCCGAGAAGGTGGGTCCGCGACTGGGTGGCCTGCTGAACGCCACCTTCGGCAACATGGCAGAGTTGATCATCACGATCATCGCCATCCGGGCCGGACAACTGGCCCTGGTAAAAGCGTCATTGATCGGCTCGATCATGGGCAACATTCTGTTGGTGCTGGGGCTGGCGATCCTGGCAGGGGGTCTGAAGAACGGGGTGCAATCATTCGACCGCCGCGCGGCCGGCCTCGACGCGACCATGCTGATCCTGGCAGCTATCGCCCTGTCGGTGCCCTCCATCTTCAACCACGCTATCGAGCCCGACTTCTGGGGAGCGGAGAAATTGAGCCTCGCGACCGCTGTGGTGATGATCGGTATCTATGCGCTGTCAATCATCTATTTGCTGCGCAGTCGAACCCCGGAGGAACATTATGCAGGTCCATCTGTGCAACCCTCCCACACGGCGCCAAAATGGAGCACCGGCATTGCCGTGGCAATCCTCACGGCCTCGGTGGTTGGAATCGCGGCCATGAGCGAGTTTTTACTGGGATCGATCGAACCGGTCACCCATGCGCTGGGATTGAGTCCCTTCTTCGTGGGGATCATTATCATTCCCCTCATCGGCAACGTGGCCGAGCACACAGTGGCAGTTCAGGTGGCCATCAGGGACGATATGGATCTCAGCCTGAGTATCGCCAACGGTTCCAGCCTGCAGATCGCCCTTTTCGTGGCGCCGGTTCTCGTCTTTATCTCGCTGCTCATGGGCAATCCGATGGCCCTGGAATTCAACAACTTTGAGGTGATCGCCCTGATAGCCTCCTCCATGATCGCCGCAGTCATTGCCCTGGACGGCAGATCAAATTGGTTGGAGGGCTCCATGTTGTTAGCGGTCTACCTGATTCTGGCAATAGGCTTCTTCTTCCTGCCCAATTCAGTGTTCTAG
- a CDS encoding TIGR03960 family B12-binding radical SAM protein, producing the protein MSVHLPRGTREVGWTPAAISDFLDKTLLTVQKPARYTGGEWNSVVKDWDTTTQRIALAFPDIYDLGMSNLGMAILYDLVNKRPDMLAERVYAPWIDMEQEMRNAGAPLFSLETRHPLRDFDIIGFSLPYEQLYTNVLNMLDLAGLPLRATDRTAAHPLIIAGGSGCYNPEPMHAFFDAFVIGEGEEVIFEVIEAYAAWKTRGRDRADLWRSLARIRGVYVPHLYQVCYADDGTIAGFEAVDDSAALQIIKRIMPVMPPPVTDFIVPFADVVHNRAAIEIQRGCTRGCRFCQAGMIFRPVRERPMAEVLTAVDQIIESTGFEEIGLLSLSSSDYSQVAELVEEIMTRHGDKKLSVGLPSLRIESFSVDLMETLQKGRRRSGFTFAPEAATDRLRDVINKPIATEDLLRTADEVFSRGWTTIKLYFMIGHPTQTMEDVDAIADLAHQVMKIGRRHIGGRAKVRVGVSTLVPKPHTPFQWVPVEDEETLNQQIRRLQQRIRGRGFEFSWNSPEETMLEAMLTRGDRKLADVVERAWQSGAKFDGWHDQGSFDAWKTALEELDIDPDWYARRERSIDEYLPWEHISTGVSKEFLTQEYLNSLKGGVVDDCREHCFSCGILGLFKTMRRNVPDDAWGCPALGRDKERQPVDIQPVPLYFNEEMSPELANHHGPRVPQRAGLHHESPPRRGDQ; encoded by the coding sequence ATGAGCGTGCACCTGCCGCGCGGCACGCGGGAAGTTGGCTGGACCCCTGCGGCTATCAGCGATTTCCTCGACAAGACTCTGCTCACAGTGCAGAAGCCTGCCCGGTATACGGGCGGTGAATGGAATTCGGTCGTCAAGGATTGGGACACCACAACCCAGCGAATTGCCCTGGCATTCCCCGACATCTATGATCTCGGCATGTCCAACCTGGGAATGGCAATCCTCTATGATCTGGTCAACAAGCGTCCAGACATGCTGGCGGAAAGGGTGTATGCGCCGTGGATCGACATGGAGCAAGAAATGCGGAACGCCGGCGCACCCTTGTTCAGCCTCGAGACCCGCCACCCCCTCCGCGATTTCGATATTATCGGCTTCAGCCTGCCCTACGAGCAGCTCTACACCAACGTGCTCAACATGTTGGACCTGGCAGGCCTGCCTTTGCGCGCCACTGATCGCACAGCCGCCCATCCACTGATCATCGCCGGTGGCAGTGGTTGCTATAATCCGGAACCGATGCATGCCTTTTTCGATGCCTTCGTCATCGGTGAAGGGGAAGAGGTTATCTTCGAGGTCATAGAGGCCTATGCTGCCTGGAAAACCCGGGGCAGGGATCGCGCGGACTTGTGGCGATCATTGGCCCGGATCCGGGGAGTCTACGTCCCTCACCTGTATCAGGTATGCTACGCGGACGATGGCACGATCGCTGGCTTCGAAGCGGTGGACGACTCGGCCGCGCTGCAAATCATAAAACGTATCATGCCGGTCATGCCACCGCCGGTAACTGATTTCATCGTGCCCTTCGCCGATGTAGTTCATAATCGGGCAGCCATCGAGATCCAACGAGGGTGCACCCGGGGTTGCCGCTTTTGCCAGGCCGGTATGATCTTCCGTCCGGTACGGGAACGTCCCATGGCGGAAGTGCTGACAGCGGTGGACCAGATTATCGAGTCCACCGGGTTCGAGGAAATCGGCCTGTTGAGCCTCAGTTCCAGCGACTACAGCCAGGTGGCCGAACTGGTGGAAGAGATCATGACTCGTCATGGCGACAAAAAACTGAGCGTTGGCCTGCCCAGCCTTCGTATTGAGAGCTTTTCGGTCGACCTGATGGAAACGCTACAGAAGGGACGCCGTCGCAGTGGCTTTACCTTTGCACCTGAAGCTGCCACCGACCGGCTACGCGACGTCATCAACAAACCGATCGCCACCGAAGACCTGCTGCGCACAGCCGACGAAGTCTTTAGCCGGGGTTGGACGACCATTAAACTCTACTTCATGATCGGTCATCCAACCCAAACCATGGAAGATGTGGACGCAATTGCCGATCTGGCCCACCAGGTGATGAAGATCGGGCGCAGACACATTGGCGGGCGGGCCAAGGTGCGGGTGGGAGTCAGCACCCTGGTGCCCAAACCCCATACCCCCTTCCAGTGGGTGCCTGTCGAAGATGAAGAAACACTGAACCAACAGATCAGACGATTGCAGCAGCGCATTCGCGGCAGGGGCTTCGAGTTCAGTTGGAACAGTCCCGAGGAAACCATGCTGGAAGCCATGCTGACGCGCGGCGATCGAAAACTGGCAGATGTCGTCGAAAGAGCCTGGCAATCGGGCGCGAAGTTCGATGGCTGGCACGACCAGGGCAGCTTTGACGCGTGGAAAACGGCCCTCGAGGAGCTGGATATCGATCCCGACTGGTACGCGCGTCGCGAACGCTCCATCGACGAGTACCTGCCGTGGGAACACATCAGCACTGGCGTCAGCAAGGAGTTTTTGACCCAGGAGTACCTGAACTCCCTCAAGGGAGGGGTGGTGGACGACTGCCGGGAGCATTGTTTCTCCTGCGGTATCCTGGGCCTCTTCAAAACCATGCGTCGCAACGTCCCGGACGACGCCTGGGGATGCCCGGCTCTGGGTCGCGACAAGGAGCGCCAACCGGTGGATATTCAGCCGGTACCGCTTTACTTCAACGAGGAGATGTCGCCCGAGCTGGCAAACCACCATGGGCCGCGGGTGCCGCAGCGAGCAGGTCTGCACCATGAATCCCCGCCGCGCCGGGGTGACCAGTAA